Genomic segment of Arachis hypogaea cultivar Tifrunner chromosome 16, arahy.Tifrunner.gnm2.J5K5, whole genome shotgun sequence:
CCAAAATAAAGATAGGGATATTTTTCAGGAACGATTTTGGCTATTTACTCAATTATAGATGGTATAAATTAATTCAATACTGaccttttaaataattttattaaaataattgaatttttaataaatattagcaTTTTATTTGGAATTTTGGATAAAATGAATGAAGGGAATTGGTGGTATTTATGGTGTTGAGTCTCGGAATCGGAAATGGAAATCAATCAGCAATGCAGCGACTCCTCCTTGCCTCAACCCACCCACTCCTCCTTCCGACTCCTCTCTCCGCCTTCTCATGCCGCCAAATTCGCAGGGTTCTCCCACAATCTAGGACTGCGAAACCCCCTTCCTTCTCTGTTTGCAATTGCAGCAGCAACTCCTCCACCTTCAAAGTGAAGACCTCTTCTGAGCTCAGAAACACAAAAGCCTCTTCGTCCACTGATTCCCAACCGGACCCTAAGCTCACCGCTCTCCGCCGCCTCTTCTCCAACCCCGGAATCGCCATCGACGCTTACATCATCCCTTCTCACGATGCTCATCAGGTATCCCTATTGCTAACCCTTCATTCCAAACACAATTGAATTCATTCCGTGGTTTCATCCCTTTTTCATCTTTAGAGCGAGTTCATTGCCGAATGTTACATGAGGAGAGCGTACATATCAGGCTTTACCGGTAGCGCCGGAACTGCCGTTGTTATCAAGGACAAAGCTGCTCTTTGGACTGATGGCAGATATTTTCTTCAGGTTCCTCAATTCATTCGCTCTCGTTGTATCTAACGGTTCTCAATTATGGTCTTCGCACAAAGAAATAATCACCTTGTTCTTTCACTCTGTTGTTTTAGGCAGAGAAGCAACTGACCTCCAGCTGGATTCTCATGCGAGCCGGAAACCCGGGAGTTCCCACCACCAGCCAATGGCTCAACGATGTCCTTCCTCCCGGCGGCAGAGTCGGCATTGATCCTGTCAGTACCTTTATCATTTCAATAGAATTTGcagagaaaaacaagaggggagGTAGTTAGGGTGAAGAAGGGGATTGAGGCAAAGCAGAGAGCTTGCCATTTCTGATTAAATAGAATGAAAGATCTCAAATGCTCTAGCTACAATTAGTGAGATATATAACTAGCTAATTAACTAAATGAACTAACTAAATAATCACTGAACTAATCTCTAACTAACTATGCCAACTAGAAGTAGTTTATTCACCATCTTCAACTAACAGTGCCAACTTGCTATAAATATCTACCAACCGTTAACTACACTAAAACTCAATAACACTTAGCTCATGGAGTTGATATAAATAGTTGATGACCTAAATCCTAGACATTCTTTTAATTGTACCCTTTTTTAGATTGCAAGCACGTTTCGTTATTTTGGTGCCTGATATATCATTTTCTTCTATAATGTTAAGGAAGCAGTTTCTTTTTACCTCGGATGCTGCGGAAGAACTTAAGCAGGTCATCTCCTACAATAACCATGAGCTTGTCTACTTATACAATTCAAATCTTGTTGATGAAATATGGAAAGATAATAGGCCACAGCCTCCAAATAAGCCAGTTAGAGTGCATGACTTGAAGTATGCTGGTTTGGATGTATCATCGAAATTGTCAAACTTGAGGACAGAACTTGCTGGTGCTGGTTCTTCGGCTATTGTCATCTCCATGCTTGATGAAATTGCGTGGTTGTTGAACTTGGTAATGTATCTCGGTGGCTTCTTTAGCTAGATGTATTGATAGTCGTTTATGTACGATCTCATGACCTTGTAAACCTTCTTCTAATTCATATTGTTTTGAGTATAACGTAACTAGCTAATTCGATTTATTctattctttatttttgtttccgGCATTGTTCAATGTTAATGTTGCAATCAGTGAGAGTAACTATTTACGTTTTTCTTTTGAAGAGAGGCAGTGACATTCCACATTCACCTGTTGTGTATGCATACTTGATTGTGGAAATTGATGGTGCAAAACTATTTATAGATGATTCAAAAGTCACTGAAGAGGTGAGTGATCACTTGAAGAAAGCAGGTGTAGAGTTGAGGCCATATAGTTCAATCATATCTGAAATTGAAAGGTAATTGCCGAgagtctttttttttcttcctcttccaaCGACCCTCCAATTACATTTTTATAATGGAAATGATGTCTAAGAATATTATTGTAGATGACCCAGGATTGTTTTCTAACTGTAAATAGTAGCTTTCATTCTGCCAAATGTCCATACATATTTGTTTTGCTCGTAAGAGCAGCACATCTTTGGGAACTAAGCTTGATTGTGTTTTGCTAGTTTGGCAGCACAGGGTGCTGCCCTTTGGCTGGACACTTCTTCTGTTAATGCTGCTATTGTGAATGCGTACAAAGCTGCCTGCGACAGATATGGTCAGAACCATGAGAAGAAACACAAAACTAGGACACAAGGTTTTGATGGATCCAACGAGCAATTGAATGGACCCACTACCCTACACAGATGCTCCCCTGTTTCTCTGGCAAAGGCTATAAAGAATGAACAAGAGTTAGAAGGAATGAAAAGTTGTCATTTAAGGTTGCCATATCTTATCTCGGTGATAACGAATAGTTGATGCTCTTGCATGTTAACATAGATCTCTAtattttgttcatattttttaaatcagAGTTATTGTAAATAGAATGCCTTGGATAAGCTACGTGATGCACTCTCTGTAATTGAAAATTTCTGTCTGTATTTTGGGAAAATCATCATTGAAGAACTTTAAGtggttaactttttttttttaatttgttggggGGCGGGGGGTGATGCCTTATTGTCCATTTTTACTGTGCAAATTTGGTTTTCACGTGTTAATATATTCgtatttatttaaacaaaaaacaTGTTGCTACCCTTGTAAATATTAGATACTCTTGAATTTGTGTTAAAACTCACATGTAGGAGTTAACATTCAGCACAAATGCATATTATTTACAGGGATGCTGCTGCCATTTGCCAGTTCTGGGACTGGCTAGAGACAGAAATTTCTAACAATAGGACATTAACAGAAGTAGATGTTTCAGACAAACTCCTCCAGTTTCGTTCAAAACAAGTTGGTTTTTTGGATACCAGCTTCGACACCATAAGTGGTACAGTGATAGATTAACATCTGATTTATTGATTGTTATACTAACATGAAAAGATATGTTGCTATAGTTTTTCCACAAATTTCATTTAGTTCAGCAAAAATTACAAAAGCTTAGTGGGGAGAGGgggaaaaattatttatttacttatttttcagAAGCTGTTTTTAGCTTGTTgagaagttaattttttttaattataggtTTTAGCTTTATTTTGAAAACTCGCCTGGGTTTTTCGCTTAATTCATGTatgttaaatttttctttttttttttttccattttagtAAAGAACaagtttcttaaaatttattgtagaaaaagaaaatgaactaatTCCATGCCAAAAGAATGTATTTCTATCAAAAGATGTTCATTATTCCTCCTTAGTAAGCATATGTACTGGCATTTTTCCAGTTTTCTTCTTTTGTCCACTTTGTGCTGATCTGTAATGTGTTTATATCATGGGTTAGGCTCTGGTCCCAATGGCGCTATCATACACTACAGACCAGAACCAGAGAGTTGTAGTATTGTAGATGCGAATAAGTTATTCTTATTGGATAGTGGTGCTCAATATGTTGATGGGACAACCGATATAACACGAACAGTTCATTTTGGGGAGCCTACATCAAGAGAGAAAGAATGTTTCACCCGAGTTTTGCAGGTATATcgcttttatgtttcttattgagtttatttctgcattttgttTATTGAGAATAAGGTATACCTCATATATTAATGTGTCAATAATGCAAATCCACACGTTTTTCAAGTCTATGTATAATGTCCTTGTTATTAACATTCAACAACTCTCGTTGGCAATTGATCTTAAATAATTATCTTAACCCTTATGTCAGGGTCATATAGCTCTTGATCAGTTGGTTTTCCCAGAAAATACCCCTGGTTTTGTGATGGATGCATTTGCCCGTTCTTCTCTTTGGAAAGTTGGACTTGACTACAGGCATGGTATATTTCCAATTCTGTTGGAGgtctgttatttatttattttaaaccaaATGGATTTAGTGATTGATTGAGCACTACTGCTTAACCATGATCTATTAGGGACTGGGCATGGTGTAGGAGCAGCATTGAATGTTCATGAAGGCCCTCAAAGTATTAGTTATCGCTATGGAAATTTGACCCCTTTAGTAAATGGCATGATTGTTAGCAATGAGCCTGGCTATTATGAAGACCATGCTTTTGGTATTCGGATTGAGGTAATATTTTCTTAAGCTATCTCACATTTTCTGAGTTTGAACTTTAGCTTCAGGTTTTCttgtttgtatttgtgacaactGATTTGTTTAGGTATTGCTGTAGGTGTATTAATTTAATCCCCTTTAAAAATCTCACCCTTTGCACATAATATAAAGTACATTGATGTAAAGTGTATTTGGAATCTCTGAAGAGAATCTTAAGTCTCTACTCTCGAGATTAATTGAAGCTCGGTTGACATTTCCATGTCATGCCCAAACCTATGGTCTGTACTGGCACAGTCAGACAACTAAGATAGAGGATTTGAATACCTGGGATTTTCATAATGCACAATATTCATGGCATCCCTtattaatgaaaagaaaatgacTGGATAGTGTCCTACTTGATCATCACATATATTCATCATTATGTTTTTCCTTATGCTCTGCATAACTGTTAAAATAGCATTTTGTCAATGCTCTATCCTGGCTTGTGTGGTGACGACACTCTTTTTGCTTGCAGAATCTTCTGTATGTGAGAAGCGCAGAGACACCAAATCGTTTTGGAGGTATTGAATACCTGGGATTTGAAAAACTGACTTATGTACCCATTCAGGTATGCCTGTTGGTCATGACTGATATAAttgtcttctttttttcttttcgtgACTTATGGAAGCTCCGTTGTTGTTAATCATAAAACCGGGGATATTTCTATTGTGCAGAAGGCAGTAAAGTAGCCTATCTCGTGTAAAAGTTGGATCTTAAACTATCATGTTTCTGaaataaatgaattaatttcCAAGTCATGGAGGTCCGTGAGGTTTATATGATGGTTGGAACTCCATTGTAATGATGTTTTACCAAATAACATGAAACATTATGAGGCATATTAATGCTTAAAATGCAAGCCTAGCAGAAATTCTATTCAGAAATTCTAACTGATCTATTTGCAGATAGTATTCTTGGCAAATACATAATTCATTTGAACTGACCACATATCCCATTTtgaaacttgtttattttttagatatactTCAGGAATCATGAGGATCTAGAATGTTATTGCTTTCAGTTTTAGTTCAATCTTCTCAGTTTCTAGTGAACTTTAATGTGTCTTGTTCTGAGCTatagatattatatattattctcACACTAGTTTTTAACAATGATGTATCTTGCAGATTAAATTGCTTGATTTGTCCCTGCTATCAGCTGCAGAGATTGATTGGCTTAACAACTACCACTCACAAGTCTGGGAAAAGGTATAATATTTGTGGTTGACCCTTTTGAGACAGTCTGCAATATCATGTATAGGCAATCCATGCAATGCAAGATTATTCCTTTTGTAACTACACTTAATTTCTATTTTGTATGATTGGATGTTTCATAACGCTTTCAGGTGTCGCGATTGCTGGATGGCTCTGCTCGACAGTGGCTTTGGGACAACACAAGGCCTATTATGCGATGAGACTTGACAGAAGCTAATGGATTTTCATGTTAAGGTCCCATGCCACTCGTGCTTCAGGTTCACATTCTGGCGTATTCTTACTCCTTTCTCCTTTGTCTCTAATCAATCTGCATAATTCATATAGCAAACTATGTGTATAATAAAAGAGTGAGAATTAGAGGCTGTAGATATCTCAAGTCAACTCCAGATCATATTCATTGGATTTTAGTTGGGTAAGACGAGCAATTTAGCCATTTGCGGTTGCAACTCAGCAGTTACAATTTTATATTCTTTATATAGATTTCTTTTTACAATACTCTTATTGAATCGAACATCATCATTTATCAACACTTTGTATTTGAAGAAGAAACTTTGAATGGAATAATTAAAATAACTTATCATTGTTATCTAATGACTAATGGTGTGTGTTGGCTTTGGTCTTTAGATGGGTTTATCCAAACACATTCTAATCTACTTTGGCCGCAAATGAAGAAATGATTTTCTGtgtcataattatcaatattttgcCATTTTGGTTTTGTTCATATTTCTATGGATCCTTTAATGAGTTAAATCATATAATGATCTCAGAGAAATTTTGGCATTCGAAGTTGATTGCATGTTGTTTATGTTGGTGGCATATGTACTGGTTGGCATTTgacatttttaatataataaagatagggtaaagtactaaattggtccctatgtttgggcgtaattctgatttagtccttaaggtttaaagtgtcctatttgaatccaaaaaagtttcatttagcatcaatttagttccacagtgaggtcaaacttaaataattaacggaatgtcctacatAATAACAGTTACAAGAACAAAATcaataatctggagaacaagtacaagttccaaaggcacaaaatcaaccgtttatgcatcaatacatttatttatcattctctttagttctatagaaaatattttatttatattataagaaaaataataaataaatgtattgatgcatcaacggttgattttgtacctctggagcttgtacatgttctccagattatcgattttgttcttgtactgttattatgtaggacatttcgttaattatttaactttgacctcattgTAGGACTAAAATGATGCTAAATGAaacattttaaaattcaaatagaacactttaaatcttaaagatcaaaacaaaatTACGTCCAAACATAggagaccaatttagtactttacccataGAGATATTGTTGACCTCGGCGGATATCCGACAAAAATGTAAAAATACATAGAACAAAACTTATGAATTATGATAGTATAGGTCCACTACTATTAATAATATGTTAAAAGAGAGGTAAAAGTAGATTTTAGattcatttttagttttttagatttttaacatGATGCGTTTTTATTCCTCTTTTTTCATAtgtcttattatttattttttacacctTAATGTCCCATTAAATTTATCAGACGttataaagaataaaattaatgtcAATTCTATCATAAAATCCCATTAAAATTATGAAATGTTATACCTAATAAAGGTCTCACTAAAATCAATGTAAATTCCACTTTAAGTTCCTATTAAAATTATGAAACGTTACActtaataaaattcaatatacaagaaaaaattaatttattgttaagATCACACTAAAATGATCAAATgttataagaaataaaaaataaacgtaTAAATTCTTTTAAGCTTCTACTAAAGTTAGgataactaatttattttaaatgcaATCAATTGtaatattagttttaaaaagtaattaatgaatttttaaatataattaaaaataacataattatatattatataatcagATATTACAACGGTCACTTTAACGATAACAAACAAAGATCAATATAAATACATGTACATctaaatacatatatttaatttcttttatgtaaTCAAATATTACAACGGTAATTATAACGGTCGTTTTAATggttacaaataataatttctaTCTTTGTATTATGCTATagaatttttattgtatttttatcttttcattaTAATCTatctttatataatattataggaTTCATTTTTAaccttaattttttatattctctTACCCTTTATTTTTATATAGGTTATACTATTGTTTTCAATGTTAatgttaattctttttaataggtACAAATTTagttcaaaactaatttcttCGCTTCTCCTTTCATACTCATCACTCATTCTTATATTTACTATATAAATCAACATtcattttacatatttttttttatctcctcTCATATAATCTCatacctctttctctttctcgttATCTCTCTCAATTCTTGCTAATTTTTTGCACAACTAGAATTTGGTTAATAgccatagtttttatttttattttttttaatttactaaacgtATATATTAGATGATTGTGTGATtgtattaattagttttttttatttctttgtgtAATTGTATTCATGAGTTATGTATTATCTTTGTCGCTTATATATCACttctttttcctttcaaaaatttaaatttttaatatcatttaattgtaataatatcgttgaaaatacatgttGTCAtgattcatgaaaaataaaataaaaaaattagatatcattttttattatcaaaacaTTAATAATATTCATACTTGTATTTTATCTAATAGTTTTATCATTGTACTATAGTAtttaaatataaactaaaaaagataaaaaaaataaacaaaattaactatttaaaaaataaaaaataattatatgaaatcAAGTGAAAAAActtcaatcaaattttttattatttattataatatattaaaaaagagcACAAAGTAGTTTCACAATTATTCTTAAACATTTGATTTTACTCTCTATTACcacataagattttttttttctctaggtGACATAACCTTCTATCTTGCATTATGACATAGGATTCTCATGTTACTTTTATCTCATCATAATAACCcgtctttttataatattataggaTTCGTTCTTAATAttaacttttcatattttttttacccTTTATTTTTATGTAGGTTACACTATTACTTTCAATGTTAatgttaattctttttaataggtataaatttaattaaaatctaattccttctcttctcctttaagtacgattttggtctctaaggtaggggataaaaaattttttcgtccccaatatttttttcttacaaaattgtccctaaaatttaacatagttttaaaatcgtcatttttaccaaaattttaattttttattactaaattactcctaattaaaaaaatatataaaaaaaagaaaaacgagtTAAAGGGCTGGGCAACAGGGGAAGGGAATCACGCCGGGGGGGTTTCAGGGAAGGAGGTGGGGATGGGAAGGGGAAGGACATTCGCCGTCGCTGCTCGCCGTCGCTGCTCGCCGTCATTCAGTCGCTGGATCTTGCCGCTGCTCCTCGACGTCGACGCCAGCAGATCCACAAGGGTGGACATCGCGTGCCACTCGCCGTTTCTGCTTCTCCTTCTCGCTCGATTGCCAGTCgccttttgttgttgttgttcaagAGGACAGGATTGGACCAATGAAATCCAGCAACAAATCCCTCTAATTAATTTTTCATTGACAAATCCCTTGAAAAGCCTTGCTGCTTCTGTTtcttctgattttgattttgatttcattaTTTTTGTGCTTTTGATTCTGATTCTGTTCTTTGATTTCATTGttcttctgattttgatttgttttgcttttgattgttcttctacttctatttttctatttcattCTGATTCTGTTTATGCTTCTATTTCATTCTGATTCTAATTTCTGTTTATGCTTCTGATTACATTGATTTTTATGCTTCTGATTACATTGATTTTTATGCTtctgattttattattgttgctgcTGGTGTTGTTGTTTTATTGTTGCTTTTGCTTGATTTTGGtgaggaaggggaaggggaagggtatTTTAGTGCGAAGgacaattttaaaatcaagttaaaccttagggacgattttttaagcaaaaaaaggttggggacgaaaAGAATTTTCAGCCCCTACCTTAGGGGACCGAAATTGTACTTAACCTTTATATTTACTATATAAATCAACATCCACTTCACACAttttctttatctcttctcaCATAATTTCatacctctttctctttctccctttCCATTCTTGCTATTTTTTTGCACAACTAGAATTTGGTTTATgaccatagttttttttttttttttaatttgctaaaCGTATGTATTAGGTGATTGTGTGattgtattcattaatttttctatttctttctgtAATTGTATTCATAAGTTATATAATGTCTTTGTCGTCtatatatcactttttttttctttcaacaatttatatttttttaatataatttagttGTAACAATATTGTTGAAAATACATGTTATCatgattcataaaaaataaaattaaaaaattaaatattgtttttgattatcaaaattttaataatattcatacttgtattttatctaataattttattattgtaccataatatttaaatataacctaaaacaagatataaaaaaacaaaagtaactatttaaaaaataaaaacaaaaaataatgatataaaATCAGGTGAATAAATTtcaattgaatatttttatttattttaaattatcatttatcatcaactattataaaatttaaattaataattatatattattagacaaaatttaaattttgtaatcaattaaatttaatttatattattatttaattaaattataaaataacggttaaagataattattatttatattaaaacgttttttttatatatctttttttgaataataatattattaaattatatataaattattatattaaataaatgtattgtaaaatattttttataaattaacttttaaatttaatattaatttatatattatctaaTATATTCCTAAATAAGATTAATCCTTTTCGCGTATAGTGCGAATCTTAATctaattgttaattatttataaagATGCGCACAAGATGAAATATAATGGTAAACAAAATTCTAAggatgttgtaaaataaataataaagatataataaatataaaataaaagtggaagtagaaaacacaagtattAATATTAGCTAATAATAATCTCACTATAATAGGAATAATTTATGTATCTATATTAAAAGAGAGAGAAGTGTTAGCAATATATAAGAAGAGTATTATAgtaaagagaggagagaggaaTGCTTTTTCTATGTAATTGTTGGAGGCTTAAGCCTCTATTTATATACGTACATGAGGTAGTTTTTTCAACTTCATATTAAATGTAGTCATCTTTGAGAAACTATATATCATgaaaaatgggcatccacgtaaGGTGTGATAAAGtatccttatcacaacactcttccttggatgaccatttaggattataccTCGTTAAAACATTACTAAAGAAAGATCCAATGGAAAAAaatcttagtgaaggaaaaagagtacaatatcctttgtgacaTGGACTGCCTGATTAAAAATCTTGTAAAGAAAAACCCAAGGAAAAAAAAACCTaaccaagaaaaaaagagtacagtctccccctcttgtcgacatcagttGATGTCTCGAAATcgacgcatcccaatctcatgtaccaatcttttaaaggaggattttgggagtgactttgtgaataaatctgccagattgtcacttgagcggatctgttggacatcaattgtcccttgattttgaagatcacaagtgaagaagaatttgggagaaatatgctttgttctatcacctttgatatattcacaattaagttgagcaatgcatgctgtattatcttcaaacaggacagttggagctatcttatgatcaatcagtccacatgataacagaatatattggatcaaactcctgaaccaaaaacactcgcgatttgcttcatgaatcgctagtatttcagcatgattagaggatgttgctgcaattgtctgtttcgtggacctccatgatatagctgtaccaccatatgtgaacagatatCATGTTTGGGATCTCCCTTTATATGGAttagacaagtatccagcatctgcatagccaactaatggtgacttggatccatagggataaaacaaccccatatcaaccgttccatgaagatatcaaaagatttgtttgattccactccagtTTCTTTTGGTTGGAGATGAATTATACCTTGCtaataaattcacagcaaatgatatatcaggtcgtgtattattaacAAGGTATATTAgtactccaatggcactaagatatggtaattcaagaccaaggatatcttcattttcttctttaggagtTAGGACGGAATtaatccttttccacatccaaagatcttacgatcattggggtattcaagggatgtgacttatccatataaaatcttttcaagatcttctctgtgtatgttgtttgatgaataaagatcccattttttatatgctcgatctgcaggccgagacaaaatttagtccttccaagatctttcatctcaaactcttcttttagagtttttataattgttggaatctcttcaagagtcccaatgatatttaaatcatcaacgtacacagcaattataatgaatccagatgcagatttctttatgaaaacacatggacagatatcatcattcttgaatccatttttggccagatactcagtaagacgattataccacattcgtccagattgctttagaccatataaagatctttgcaatttgactgagtataaccgttgcgaatattcattggatggtttagatatctttagtccttcagggactttcatatatagatatcccgatctaatgagccgtataaataggctgttaccacatccattaaatgcatatgcagtttatgatatgcagataaactgaccaaatagcgcaatgttattgcatccactacaggggaatacgtttcttcataatctataccgggcctttgtgaaaaatcttgtgccacaagtcagactttgtagcgcacaacttcatttttctcattccgttttctcacaaatacccatcggtatccaacaggttttacatcttcaggtgtacggactacaggtccaaagactttacattttgcaagtgagtctaattcagccttcattgcttctttccattttggccaatcatttctttatcgacattcttcgactgatcttggctcaagatccttattttcatacattatattcaatgccacattatatgcaaatatttcattgacaattgttttatttcggtcccatttctctcctgtaaagacataatttatcgagatctcgttattttcacaa
This window contains:
- the LOC112758138 gene encoding aminopeptidase P2, whose amino-acid sequence is MVLSLGIGNGNQSAMQRLLLASTHPLLLPTPLSAFSCRQIRRVLPQSRTAKPPSFSVCNCSSNSSTFKVKTSSELRNTKASSSTDSQPDPKLTALRRLFSNPGIAIDAYIIPSHDAHQSEFIAECYMRRAYISGFTGSAGTAVVIKDKAALWTDGRYFLQAEKQLTSSWILMRAGNPGVPTTSQWLNDVLPPGGRVGIDPFLFTSDAAEELKQVISYNNHELVYLYNSNLVDEIWKDNRPQPPNKPVRVHDLKYAGLDVSSKLSNLRTELAGAGSSAIVISMLDEIAWLLNLRGSDIPHSPVVYAYLIVEIDGAKLFIDDSKVTEEVSDHLKKAGVELRPYSSIISEIESLAAQGAALWLDTSSVNAAIVNAYKAACDRYGQNHEKKHKTRTQGFDGSNEQLNGPTTLHRCSPVSLAKAIKNEQELEGMKSCHLRDAAAICQFWDWLETEISNNRTLTEVDVSDKLLQFRSKQVGFLDTSFDTISGSGPNGAIIHYRPEPESCSIVDANKLFLLDSGAQYVDGTTDITRTVHFGEPTSREKECFTRVLQGHIALDQLVFPENTPGFVMDAFARSSLWKVGLDYRHGTGHGVGAALNVHEGPQSISYRYGNLTPLVNGMIVSNEPGYYEDHAFGIRIENLLYVRSAETPNRFGGIEYLGFEKLTYVPIQIKLLDLSLLSAAEIDWLNNYHSQVWEKVSRLLDGSARQWLWDNTRPIMR